From Streptomyces sp. NBC_00683, one genomic window encodes:
- a CDS encoding TauD/TfdA family dioxygenase, with product MTSPTSWAPLEIEAKDDGGTGELLSRLEELELGLAGTLVKEKALVFRGFGITPQTLDTALDRLLPNRLAYVHGNSPRTKVGGNVYTSTEYPQEFTISMHNEMSYAHAWPSRLAFFCQVQPGSGGATPVLDAERWLAVLDPEVREAFAGGVRYVQNLHDGYGLGKSWQDTFETDERADVEAFLKNAGAEWDWRRDGSLRVESHRPSTTRHPVTGAEVWFNQADQWHPAGLGDDTAAELAQILSEDELPQSVRFADGSPIPPEYVAQVRDRGLEAAVDVDWRTGDLLLIDNVLLAHGRRPFTGDRRVLVAMSD from the coding sequence GTGACGAGTCCGACGTCCTGGGCACCACTGGAGATCGAAGCGAAGGACGATGGCGGGACCGGCGAACTGCTGAGCCGCCTGGAGGAACTGGAACTCGGCCTGGCCGGGACCCTGGTCAAGGAGAAGGCGCTCGTCTTCCGCGGCTTCGGGATCACCCCGCAGACGCTGGACACGGCCCTGGACCGGCTGCTGCCGAACCGGCTGGCGTACGTGCACGGCAACTCGCCGCGCACCAAGGTCGGCGGCAACGTCTACACCTCGACGGAGTACCCGCAGGAATTCACCATCTCGATGCACAACGAGATGAGTTACGCCCACGCCTGGCCGTCCCGCCTGGCCTTCTTCTGCCAGGTGCAGCCGGGCTCCGGCGGGGCCACCCCGGTGCTTGACGCCGAGCGCTGGCTCGCCGTCCTGGACCCGGAGGTCCGCGAGGCGTTCGCCGGCGGCGTGCGCTACGTGCAGAACCTGCACGACGGCTACGGCCTCGGCAAGAGCTGGCAGGACACCTTCGAGACCGACGAACGGGCGGACGTGGAGGCGTTCCTGAAGAACGCCGGAGCCGAGTGGGACTGGCGGCGCGACGGGAGTCTGCGCGTGGAGTCCCACCGTCCGTCCACGACCAGGCACCCCGTCACCGGCGCCGAGGTGTGGTTCAACCAGGCCGACCAGTGGCACCCGGCCGGTCTCGGTGACGACACCGCGGCCGAGCTCGCCCAGATCCTGTCCGAGGACGAGCTGCCGCAGTCGGTGCGGTTCGCCGACGGCAGCCCGATTCCGCCCGAGTACGTCGCCCAGGTCCGCGACCGCGGGCTGGAGGCGGCCGTGGACGTCGACTGGCGCACGGGCGATCTGCTGCTCATCGACAACGTCCTGCTGGCCCACGGCCGGCGGCCGTTCACCGGGGACCGCCGCGTCCTCGTGGCGATGTCCGACTGA
- a CDS encoding condensation domain-containing protein has protein sequence MGHTDPIGGAMPLSVGQEGLWLLHKLAPDSATYNLAGGVRMEPAPDPEVLARAARALTERHPMLRSVYVEADGSPRRLVKDPGDIGELVVRDVPDADDDELERLVAAEAGTPFRLSDEGPFRVVLWRRRTDAVLLALTHHIATDAISQWMLWRDLLAAYEAFAEGKEPGWAPVAVDYGHFVESERALLESSRGQRQAEFWQEQVEGSAPAELLTDKPRPAVASFTGASLVRRLPDELAERLKRAAAEQEISQFALALGSLQALLNRWTGQSDFLIACPASVRRSAAKDVVGYYVNPVLIRAVFDRNTPLGEVTAAANDRLRQATARATYPFPLVAQAAAATGPLFRISMTMVTTDRFGSELAGAVAGVPLDVAGLTTTYLEIPHLEGQCDITFEVTRDVQGLTIALRYDTALFERDTMDRLFDQLIRFMTAAGDTPERPVSRIPLTDAAQKRSLLALGSNAGDGS, from the coding sequence ATGGGCCACACGGACCCCATAGGCGGGGCGATGCCCCTGTCGGTGGGCCAGGAGGGGCTATGGCTGCTCCACAAACTGGCTCCCGACAGCGCGACCTACAACCTCGCGGGTGGTGTCCGGATGGAGCCCGCGCCGGACCCGGAGGTCCTGGCGCGGGCGGCCCGGGCGCTCACCGAACGGCACCCGATGCTGCGTTCGGTGTACGTCGAGGCCGACGGCAGTCCCCGCCGGCTGGTGAAGGACCCGGGTGACATCGGCGAACTCGTCGTCCGTGACGTACCGGACGCGGACGACGACGAGCTGGAGCGGCTCGTCGCCGCGGAGGCGGGCACCCCCTTCCGGCTCTCGGACGAGGGACCGTTCCGGGTGGTGCTGTGGCGCCGCCGTACCGACGCCGTGCTGCTGGCGCTCACCCACCACATCGCGACCGACGCCATCTCCCAGTGGATGCTGTGGCGCGACCTGCTGGCCGCGTACGAGGCGTTCGCCGAGGGCAAGGAGCCCGGCTGGGCCCCCGTCGCCGTCGACTACGGCCATTTCGTCGAGAGCGAGCGTGCCCTGCTCGAATCCTCGCGCGGTCAGCGGCAGGCGGAGTTCTGGCAGGAGCAGGTCGAAGGGTCCGCACCCGCGGAGCTGCTGACCGACAAGCCCCGGCCGGCCGTCGCGTCGTTCACCGGTGCCAGCCTCGTACGCCGGCTGCCCGACGAACTCGCGGAGCGGCTCAAGCGTGCCGCCGCCGAACAGGAGATCTCGCAGTTCGCCCTGGCGCTCGGCTCCCTGCAGGCACTGCTGAACCGCTGGACCGGACAGTCCGACTTCCTCATCGCCTGCCCGGCCTCGGTGCGCCGCTCGGCCGCCAAGGACGTCGTCGGCTACTACGTCAACCCGGTGCTCATCAGGGCCGTGTTCGACAGGAACACCCCGCTGGGCGAGGTGACGGCCGCGGCCAACGACCGCCTCAGGCAGGCGACCGCGCGGGCCACGTACCCGTTCCCGCTGGTCGCGCAGGCCGCGGCGGCGACCGGGCCGCTGTTCCGGATCTCCATGACCATGGTCACCACGGACCGCTTCGGTTCCGAACTGGCCGGTGCGGTCGCCGGCGTACCCCTCGACGTGGCCGGTCTGACCACCACGTACCTGGAGATACCGCACCTCGAGGGCCAGTGCGACATCACCTTCGAAGTCACCCGTGACGTGCAGGGGCTCACCATCGCCCTGCGCTACGACACGGCGCTCTTCGAGCGGGACACCATGGACCGGCTGTTCGACCAGCTCATCCGCTTCATGACCGCCGCCGGGGACACACCCGAGCGCCCGGTCTCCCGGATCCCGCTGACGGACGCCGCCCAGAAGCGTTCGCTGCTCGCCCTGGGCAGCAACGCCGGCGACGGATCATGA
- the fabG gene encoding 3-oxoacyl-[acyl-carrier-protein] reductase, translating into MPDQEAQVALVTGGSRGIGRAVATRLARDGFDVAICYRSDDAAAEQVEKEILAAGRRALIRRVDVADRVGVRSFVADVEAGLGPVSAVVTSAGITRDRPLALMSDDEWDSVLRTNLDGTYNLLRSVVRSMIRRRAGTVVTLSSVAGVVGNAGQTNYSASKAGIIGLTQALAKEFGRYGVRANAVAPGFIDTEMVAGVPEAVAKDALTRIPMGCFGTPEQVASLVSFLASPQAEYITGQVVRIDGGMAL; encoded by the coding sequence ATGCCGGACCAAGAGGCACAGGTGGCACTGGTGACCGGGGGGTCGCGCGGGATCGGGCGGGCGGTGGCCACCCGGCTCGCACGGGACGGGTTCGACGTGGCCATCTGCTACCGCTCCGACGACGCGGCGGCGGAACAGGTCGAGAAGGAGATCCTGGCGGCGGGCCGGCGGGCACTGATCCGCCGCGTCGACGTCGCCGACCGGGTCGGTGTCCGGTCGTTCGTCGCGGACGTCGAGGCGGGGCTGGGACCGGTGTCGGCGGTCGTCACCTCCGCGGGGATCACCCGCGACAGGCCGCTGGCGCTGATGTCGGACGACGAGTGGGACTCGGTACTGCGCACCAACCTCGACGGAACGTACAACCTGCTGCGCTCGGTGGTCCGTTCGATGATCCGGCGCCGTGCGGGCACCGTTGTCACCCTCTCGTCCGTGGCCGGGGTCGTCGGCAACGCGGGACAGACGAACTACTCGGCCTCGAAGGCCGGGATCATCGGGCTGACGCAGGCGCTGGCCAAGGAGTTCGGCCGCTACGGAGTGCGTGCCAACGCCGTCGCACCGGGCTTCATCGACACGGAGATGGTCGCCGGTGTACCGGAGGCCGTCGCGAAGGACGCCCTGACCCGCATCCCGATGGGCTGCTTCGGCACTCCCGAGCAAGTGGCCTCGCTGGTCTCCTTCCTGGCTTCCCCGCAGGCCGAGTACATCACCGGCCAGGTGGTCCGGATCGACGGGGGCATGGCGCTGTGA
- a CDS encoding thioesterase II family protein has protein sequence MSASSETWFRRYARTGEPRLRLVCFPHAGGNAQLFHGWPSRLPADIEVLAVRYPGRQERMGEPCIESMDELADRISEALNPFGDLPMAFFGHSMGAAVAYEVAVRQEAGAGEGPVRVLLSGRNAPHRTSPTTLHRAADDVLVAGVSRLGTLGGDPYAVPELRELLLPVLRSDYKLIETYHPHSPVALRAPIVAYQGDRDPGISYEQLLAWGELTTGAFAVRSFPGDHFYLAPREAELTADIAGRLARIPSGLRA, from the coding sequence GTGAGTGCCTCCTCGGAGACCTGGTTCCGCAGGTACGCGCGGACGGGCGAACCGCGGCTGCGGCTGGTCTGCTTCCCGCACGCCGGCGGCAACGCCCAGCTGTTCCACGGCTGGCCCTCGCGGCTTCCCGCCGATATCGAGGTCCTCGCCGTCCGGTACCCGGGCAGGCAGGAGCGGATGGGCGAGCCGTGCATCGAGTCGATGGACGAGCTGGCCGACCGGATCTCCGAGGCGCTCAATCCGTTCGGCGACCTGCCGATGGCCTTCTTCGGCCACAGCATGGGCGCCGCGGTGGCCTACGAGGTCGCGGTGCGGCAGGAGGCGGGTGCGGGCGAGGGTCCGGTCCGGGTCCTGCTCTCGGGGCGCAACGCCCCGCACCGGACGTCCCCCACGACCCTGCACAGGGCGGCCGACGACGTCCTGGTCGCCGGGGTGTCCCGGCTGGGCACCCTGGGCGGCGACCCGTACGCGGTCCCGGAGCTGCGTGAGCTGCTGCTGCCCGTGCTGCGCTCCGACTACAAGCTCATCGAGACCTACCACCCGCACAGCCCGGTGGCGCTGCGCGCTCCGATCGTCGCGTACCAGGGCGACAGGGATCCGGGCATCTCCTACGAACAGTTGCTGGCCTGGGGGGAGTTGACGACCGGCGCCTTCGCGGTGCGGTCGTTCCCCGGGGACCACTTCTACCTCGCCCCCCGGGAGGCGGAGCTGACCGCGGACATCGCGGGGCGGCTGGCTCGGATCCCGTCCGGCCTGCGGGCCTGA
- a CDS encoding 4'-phosphopantetheinyl transferase family protein: MTLLPTGGPALAGLLAPLLPPLVTAVDTFHDSAEPFLFPEEEALVARAVAKRRHEFTTVRHCARTALASYGLPPAPILPGTEGAPRWPDGMVGSLTHCDGYRAAAVAENTTVASLGIDAEPAEPLSDEGSLNLVTLPAERTALSELAAHRPGVPWDRLLFSAKESVYKAWSPLTGRWLGFQDAHITLRPDGTFAATLLVPGTTTAGPPLTGFDGRWQVRHGFALTVVTVPPRGGTGPA; encoded by the coding sequence ATGACCTTGCTTCCGACCGGTGGCCCTGCTCTCGCGGGCCTACTGGCCCCGCTGCTTCCCCCGCTGGTCACCGCCGTCGACACCTTCCACGACAGCGCCGAACCCTTCCTGTTCCCCGAGGAGGAGGCCCTGGTCGCCAGGGCGGTGGCCAAGCGGAGGCACGAATTCACCACGGTCCGCCACTGCGCCCGCACCGCTCTGGCCAGTTATGGCTTGCCTCCCGCACCGATCCTCCCCGGCACCGAAGGCGCACCCCGCTGGCCCGACGGCATGGTCGGCAGCCTCACGCACTGCGACGGATACCGGGCGGCGGCCGTCGCCGAGAACACGACGGTGGCCTCCCTCGGCATCGACGCCGAACCGGCCGAACCCCTGAGCGACGAGGGCTCACTGAACCTCGTCACCCTCCCCGCCGAACGCACCGCGCTGAGCGAACTGGCGGCCCACCGGCCGGGAGTCCCCTGGGACAGGCTGCTGTTCAGCGCCAAGGAGTCGGTCTACAAGGCCTGGTCCCCGCTCACCGGCCGCTGGCTCGGCTTCCAGGACGCGCACATCACCCTGCGCCCGGACGGCACCTTCGCCGCCACCCTGCTCGTCCCGGGCACCACGACGGCCGGCCCCCCGCTCACCGGCTTCGACGGCCGCTGGCAGGTACGCCACGGCTTCGCGCTCACCGTCGTCACCGTTCCCCCGCGCGGCGGAACCGGCCCGGCGTAA
- a CDS encoding TauD/TfdA family dioxygenase, which translates to MRRPAAPGTGIHGYITENRAELRELLTQRGALLLRGFEVGGVDGFDGTVRAFSGTPPLAYAERSSPRSTIKGQVYTSTDYPQNEEIFLHNENSYQAVWPRTLYFFCVEPPVTQGATPLADIRQVLRSVDPQVRAEFEARGWQVVRNFHAGFGVPWQEAFNTSDKDAVVAYCKERRIEAEWRPDGGLRTTAVRQAVHRHPVTGEEVWFNHATFFHVSTLAPEVGAGLRAIFADEDLPTNTFYGDGGVIPDEVTDHLRAAYRSAAVRFDWQRDDVLVVDNMLAAHAREPFTGPRRIAVAMAEPSDA; encoded by the coding sequence ATGCGACGTCCCGCGGCCCCCGGCACCGGCATCCACGGCTACATCACCGAGAACCGGGCGGAGCTGCGCGAGCTGCTCACCCAGCGCGGCGCACTGCTGCTGCGCGGATTCGAGGTCGGCGGTGTCGACGGCTTCGACGGCACCGTCCGGGCGTTCTCCGGCACGCCGCCGCTGGCGTACGCCGAGCGCTCCTCGCCCCGCAGCACCATCAAGGGGCAGGTCTACACCTCGACCGACTATCCGCAGAACGAGGAGATCTTCCTCCACAACGAGAACTCCTACCAGGCGGTCTGGCCGCGGACGCTGTACTTCTTCTGCGTCGAGCCGCCCGTCACGCAGGGCGCCACCCCGCTCGCCGACATCCGCCAGGTGCTCAGGTCCGTCGACCCGCAGGTACGAGCGGAGTTCGAGGCGCGCGGCTGGCAGGTCGTGCGCAACTTCCACGCCGGGTTCGGAGTGCCCTGGCAGGAGGCCTTCAACACCTCGGACAAGGACGCCGTCGTGGCGTACTGCAAGGAACGCAGGATCGAGGCGGAGTGGCGGCCCGACGGCGGTCTGCGCACCACCGCGGTACGGCAGGCGGTGCACCGCCATCCGGTCACCGGCGAGGAAGTGTGGTTCAACCACGCCACGTTCTTCCACGTCAGCACCCTGGCCCCGGAGGTCGGAGCCGGTCTGCGCGCGATCTTCGCCGATGAGGACCTGCCCACGAACACCTTCTACGGGGACGGCGGGGTCATCCCCGACGAGGTGACGGATCACCTGCGCGCCGCCTACCGGTCGGCTGCGGTCCGCTTCGACTGGCAGCGCGACGACGTCCTGGTCGTCGACAACATGCTCGCCGCGCACGCGCGTGAGCCGTTCACCGGACCGCGGCGCATCGCCGTGGCCATGGCAGAGCCGTCCGACGCCTGA
- a CDS encoding acyl carrier protein: protein MTRDELIVEIINLTLRTAPDLEGEVTADSSFDELGMDSLTRIDLLAAVEKAFNQTVPDERVGDLLRVSDVADFLTANKAGV from the coding sequence ATGACCAGAGACGAACTGATTGTCGAGATCATCAACCTCACGCTGCGTACGGCGCCGGACCTGGAGGGCGAGGTCACCGCTGATTCCAGCTTCGACGAGCTCGGCATGGACTCCCTCACCCGCATCGACCTCCTGGCGGCCGTGGAGAAGGCCTTCAACCAAACAGTGCCCGACGAGCGGGTCGGCGACCTGCTGCGCGTCAGTGACGTCGCGGACTTCCTGACAGCAAACAAGGCAGGAGTCTGA
- the sbnB gene encoding 2,3-diaminopropionate biosynthesis protein SbnB, which produces MLIIKHGEVAGLLAGREKEVIDLVAEAYKRHDEGRTVLPHSVFLRFPDRPRDRIIGLPGYLGGDTEVAGMKWISSFPGNVAAGLQRASAAVLLNSLETGHPEALIEGSLISAMRTAASAALGARMLLGDRRPSGITLIGTGVINREVLRFLAAELPELDSLAVHDTDMERAKRFTADHARLLPGAKIRHCATLDEALAAHDLVSFATTSASPYTGLDACPPGTVVLHISLRDLTVPAVLGAHNIVDDPDHVCREQTSPHLAEQHTGGRDFVDASIGALLRGTARLEPEAGKPLVYSPFGLGVLDLALAGFVRDEARRGGIGTRIDGFVPAPTP; this is translated from the coding sequence ATGCTGATCATCAAGCACGGTGAAGTGGCCGGGCTGCTGGCCGGACGCGAGAAGGAGGTCATCGACCTCGTCGCCGAGGCCTACAAGCGCCACGACGAGGGCCGCACAGTCCTGCCGCACTCCGTCTTCCTGCGCTTCCCCGACCGTCCGAGGGACCGGATCATCGGCCTCCCCGGCTACCTCGGGGGCGACACCGAAGTCGCCGGGATGAAGTGGATCTCCTCCTTCCCCGGCAACGTCGCCGCCGGGCTGCAGCGCGCCAGCGCCGCCGTCCTGCTGAACTCACTGGAGACCGGGCACCCCGAGGCGCTCATCGAGGGCTCCCTGATCTCGGCCATGCGCACCGCGGCCTCGGCCGCACTCGGCGCACGGATGCTCCTCGGGGACCGCAGGCCGTCCGGGATCACGCTCATCGGCACCGGCGTCATCAACCGGGAGGTGCTGCGCTTCCTGGCCGCCGAGCTGCCCGAGCTCGACTCCCTCGCCGTCCACGACACGGACATGGAGCGGGCCAAGCGCTTCACCGCGGATCACGCCAGGCTGCTGCCCGGCGCGAAGATCCGCCACTGCGCCACGCTCGACGAGGCGCTGGCCGCCCACGACCTGGTGTCCTTCGCGACGACGTCGGCCTCGCCGTACACCGGCCTGGACGCCTGCCCGCCCGGCACCGTCGTGCTCCACATCTCGCTGCGCGACCTCACCGTGCCCGCCGTACTCGGCGCGCACAACATCGTCGACGACCCCGACCACGTATGCCGTGAGCAGACCTCACCGCACCTGGCGGAGCAGCACACCGGTGGGCGCGACTTCGTCGACGCCTCCATCGGCGCCCTGCTGCGCGGCACCGCCCGGCTGGAACCGGAGGCCGGAAAGCCGCTCGTGTACTCCCCGTTCGGCCTCGGCGTCCTGGACCTGGCGCTGGCCGGCTTCGTCCGGGACGAGGCACGAAGGGGCGGCATCGGCACCCGTATCGACGGGTTCGTTCCCGCGCCGACGCCCTAG
- the sbnA gene encoding 2,3-diaminopropionate biosynthesis protein SbnA: MKQPVLRGILDGVGNTHLVELGGLLPRFGSRVFAKLEAFNPGGSVKDRSALSMLLGRIRSGELVPGRSTVVESSSGNLAIGIAQICRYFGIDFICVVDPKTTQQNLAILRAYRVTVEMVTEVDPDTRAYLPMRLARVRELVAATPGAYWPNQYANPLNPRAHVQTMREIAEALDDRVDYLFCSTGTGGTMTGCAQYIRERGLSTTLVGVDAMGSVLFGGPSGPRLLPGHGAAIKPPLFDPTLADEVVLVNDLDCVVACRTLTHREAILAGGSSGAVTAALGKMADRIPAGSNCVMIFPDRGDRYLDTIYSDDWVRAHFGEVSHLWNEPEHTLAVGAC; encoded by the coding sequence ATGAAGCAACCCGTGCTCCGCGGCATCCTCGACGGTGTGGGCAACACGCACCTCGTCGAACTCGGCGGGCTGCTGCCCCGCTTCGGGTCCCGCGTCTTCGCGAAGCTCGAAGCCTTCAACCCCGGCGGCAGTGTCAAGGACAGGTCGGCCCTGTCGATGCTGCTCGGCAGGATCCGCAGCGGGGAACTGGTACCGGGCAGGTCCACGGTCGTGGAATCGAGCTCCGGAAACCTGGCGATCGGCATCGCGCAGATCTGCCGGTACTTCGGCATCGACTTCATCTGCGTCGTGGACCCCAAGACCACCCAGCAGAACCTGGCGATCCTGCGCGCCTACCGGGTCACGGTCGAGATGGTGACCGAGGTCGACCCGGACACCCGCGCCTATCTGCCCATGCGCCTGGCGCGGGTTCGCGAACTGGTGGCCGCGACACCCGGCGCGTACTGGCCCAACCAGTACGCCAACCCGCTCAACCCCCGGGCCCATGTGCAGACCATGCGAGAGATCGCCGAAGCACTGGACGACCGGGTGGACTACCTGTTCTGTTCGACCGGTACCGGCGGCACCATGACCGGCTGCGCCCAGTACATCCGGGAGCGCGGACTCTCCACCACGCTGGTGGGGGTCGACGCCATGGGCAGCGTGCTGTTCGGCGGCCCCTCGGGTCCGCGGCTGCTGCCCGGACACGGGGCCGCGATCAAGCCCCCGCTGTTCGATCCGACGCTGGCCGACGAGGTCGTGCTCGTCAACGACCTCGACTGCGTCGTCGCCTGCCGGACCCTGACACACCGTGAGGCGATCCTCGCGGGCGGCTCTTCGGGGGCGGTGACCGCCGCACTCGGGAAGATGGCCGACCGCATTCCGGCCGGCAGCAACTGCGTGATGATCTTCCCCGACCGCGGCGACCGCTATCTCGACACCATCTACTCCGACGACTGGGTGCGCGCCCACTTCGGAGAGGTCTCACATCTGTGGAACGAACCCGAACACACATTGGCGGTGGGCGCATGCTGA
- a CDS encoding beta-ketoacyl-ACP synthase III, whose amino-acid sequence MFEFETYGSRISGLAVYRPARLVSNEELAPLTTVSPQWMESRTGIKTRHHASDEEDLVTMSAAAGEKAVVSADIDPGEVDLTIVASATRRRRMPGIAPEVASRIGLPNSGAYDLNAVCAGFTYSLAMASNAVRLGEARNVLVVGAERTSEWIDPADPDTFVIFGDGAGAAVVSRSDQPGIGPAVWGSDGARHDVLGITEKADGREYVTMNGPLVYKWSTATMPDVAHRACAAAGITMQDIDWFVPHQANNRIIKTLAANLDLPPERVVNDVVETGNTSAASVPLALSRLKESGRSTPGENVLLLGFGAGLTYAGQVVRMP is encoded by the coding sequence ATGTTCGAGTTCGAGACGTACGGATCACGGATCTCCGGACTGGCCGTGTACCGGCCGGCCAGGCTGGTGTCCAACGAGGAACTGGCACCGCTGACGACGGTCTCGCCGCAGTGGATGGAGAGCCGGACCGGCATCAAGACCCGCCATCACGCCTCCGACGAGGAGGACCTGGTCACGATGTCGGCGGCCGCGGGCGAGAAGGCCGTCGTCTCGGCCGACATCGACCCGGGCGAGGTGGACCTGACGATCGTCGCGAGCGCCACCCGCCGTCGCCGTATGCCCGGCATCGCCCCCGAGGTGGCCAGTCGTATCGGACTGCCCAACTCGGGTGCGTACGACCTCAACGCGGTCTGTGCCGGCTTCACGTACTCGCTGGCCATGGCGTCCAACGCCGTGCGTCTGGGCGAGGCGCGCAACGTCCTGGTCGTCGGCGCCGAGCGGACCAGCGAGTGGATCGACCCCGCCGACCCCGACACGTTCGTCATCTTCGGTGACGGTGCCGGAGCCGCGGTGGTGTCCCGCTCGGACCAGCCCGGCATCGGCCCGGCGGTCTGGGGCAGCGACGGCGCACGGCACGACGTGCTCGGCATCACCGAGAAGGCGGACGGCCGGGAGTACGTCACCATGAACGGCCCGCTCGTCTACAAGTGGTCCACGGCCACCATGCCGGACGTCGCCCACCGGGCGTGCGCCGCCGCCGGGATCACGATGCAGGACATCGACTGGTTCGTGCCGCACCAGGCCAACAACCGGATCATCAAGACGCTCGCCGCGAACCTGGACCTCCCGCCGGAGCGCGTCGTCAACGACGTCGTCGAGACCGGGAACACCTCCGCGGCCTCCGTGCCGCTGGCGCTGAGCAGGCTCAAGGAGAGCGGCCGCAGCACCCCCGGCGAGAACGTCCTGCTGCTCGGCTTCGGTGCCGGCCTGACGTACGCCGGCCAGGTCGTCCGGATGCCGTGA